A region from the Pseudomonas sp. Teo4 genome encodes:
- a CDS encoding NCS2 family permease, with amino-acid sequence MLERLFQLKAHDTNVRTEILAGVTTFLAMAYILFVNPSILGETGMDKGAIFVATCLAAAIGSVTMGLIANYPIALAPGMGLNAFFTYTVVLHMGHTWQVALGAVFLSAVCFFLLSIFRIREWIVNSIPLPLRSAIAAGIGLFLALIALHNAGIVVDNPATLVGLGDLKQPAPILATLGFFLIVGLESLKVRGAVLIGILAVTLASILMGVTPFGGVVSMPPSLAPTFLQLDIKGALDIGLVSVIFAFLFVDLFDNSGTLIGVAKRAGLMSKDGHMPKMGRALIADSTAAMAGSLLGTSTTTSYIESAAGVSAGGRTGLTAIVVAILFLLALFFAPLAGSVPAFATAPALLFVAVLMASGLAEINWDDVTEAAPVVVTALAMPLTYSIANGIAFGFIAWTAVKLISGRHRDLNPALVILSILFVIKLGWFNA; translated from the coding sequence ATGCTGGAAAGGCTGTTTCAACTAAAAGCACACGACACCAATGTGCGCACCGAGATTCTCGCGGGCGTCACCACCTTCCTGGCCATGGCCTACATCCTGTTCGTCAACCCGAGCATCCTCGGCGAAACAGGCATGGACAAAGGCGCGATCTTCGTCGCCACCTGCCTGGCCGCGGCCATCGGCTCGGTGACCATGGGCCTGATCGCCAACTACCCGATCGCCCTGGCGCCGGGCATGGGCCTGAACGCCTTCTTCACCTACACCGTGGTCCTGCACATGGGCCATACCTGGCAAGTGGCGCTGGGCGCGGTATTCCTCTCGGCGGTGTGCTTCTTCCTGCTGTCGATCTTCCGCATCCGCGAGTGGATCGTGAACAGCATCCCGCTGCCGCTGCGCTCGGCCATCGCTGCGGGCATCGGCCTGTTCCTGGCACTGATCGCCCTGCACAATGCCGGCATCGTCGTCGATAACCCGGCGACCCTGGTGGGCCTGGGCGACCTCAAGCAACCGGCCCCGATCCTCGCCACCCTGGGCTTCTTCCTGATCGTTGGCCTCGAGTCGCTGAAAGTGCGTGGCGCGGTGCTGATCGGCATCCTCGCGGTCACCCTGGCTTCGATCCTGATGGGCGTCACCCCGTTCGGTGGCGTGGTCTCGATGCCGCCTTCGCTGGCACCAACCTTCCTGCAGCTGGACATCAAGGGCGCCCTGGACATCGGCCTGGTCAGCGTGATCTTCGCCTTCCTGTTCGTCGACCTGTTCGACAACTCCGGCACCCTCATCGGCGTGGCCAAGCGTGCCGGCCTGATGAGCAAGGACGGCCACATGCCGAAAATGGGCCGTGCCCTGATCGCCGACAGTACCGCCGCCATGGCCGGCTCGCTGCTGGGCACCTCGACCACCACCAGCTACATCGAATCGGCGGCTGGCGTGAGCGCCGGCGGCCGCACCGGCCTGACCGCCATCGTGGTCGCCATCCTGTTCCTGCTGGCACTGTTCTTCGCCCCGCTGGCCGGTAGCGTGCCCGCCTTCGCCACCGCCCCAGCGCTGCTGTTCGTCGCGGTACTGATGGCCTCGGGCCTGGCGGAAATAAACTGGGACGACGTCACCGAAGCGGCCCCTGTGGTAGTGACCGCCCTGGCCATGCCGCTGACCTACTCGATCGCCAACGGCATCGCCTTCGGCTTCATCGCCTGGACCGCCGTCAAGCTGATCTCCGGCCGCCACCGCGACCTGAACCCGGCGCTGGTGATCCTTTCCATTCTGTTCGTCATCAAGTTGGGCTGGTTCAACGCATGA
- the trmA gene encoding tRNA (uridine(54)-C5)-methyltransferase TrmA — translation MSAVFDPSSYATQLEAKVARLRELLAPFGAPEPAVFDSPREHYRLRAEFRLWREEGQRHYAMFAPGEKHKAILIDDFPIASERINALMPRLKAAWQASEELGNRLFQVEFLTTLAGDAMVTMCYHRPLDEAWEVAARQLASDLEVSVIGRSKGKRLVVGRDYAVEKLDVAGRVFSYRQPEGAFTQPNGAVNQKMLSWAYEAIGERDDDLLELYCGNGNFTLPLATRVRKVLATEISKTSVNAALSNLDENTVDNVRLVRLSAEELTQALNDVRPFRRLEGIDLKSYEFGTVFVDPPRAGMDPDTCELTRRFERILYISCNPETLAANIAQLQDTHRIERCALFDQFPYTHHMESGVLLVRR, via the coding sequence ATGAGTGCTGTCTTCGACCCCTCCTCCTACGCCACCCAGCTGGAGGCCAAGGTGGCCCGGCTGCGTGAGCTGCTGGCGCCCTTCGGTGCGCCGGAACCGGCTGTTTTCGACTCGCCACGCGAGCACTACCGCCTGCGCGCCGAGTTCCGCCTGTGGCGCGAAGAAGGCCAGCGCCACTATGCGATGTTCGCCCCCGGCGAGAAGCACAAGGCGATTCTGATCGACGATTTCCCCATCGCCAGCGAGCGCATCAATGCGCTGATGCCGCGCCTGAAAGCGGCCTGGCAGGCCAGCGAGGAGCTGGGCAATCGCCTGTTCCAGGTGGAGTTCCTCACCACCCTGGCCGGCGATGCGATGGTCACGATGTGCTATCACCGCCCGCTGGACGAAGCCTGGGAAGTGGCTGCACGCCAGCTGGCCAGCGACCTGGAAGTGAGCGTCATCGGCCGTTCCAAGGGCAAGCGTCTGGTGGTCGGCCGTGACTATGCCGTGGAAAAGCTCGACGTGGCTGGCCGCGTCTTCAGCTATCGCCAGCCGGAAGGCGCGTTCACCCAGCCCAACGGCGCGGTGAACCAGAAGATGCTGAGCTGGGCTTATGAAGCGATTGGTGAGCGCGATGACGACCTGCTAGAGCTGTATTGCGGCAACGGCAACTTCACCCTGCCGCTGGCCACCCGCGTGCGCAAGGTGCTGGCCACCGAGATCAGCAAGACCTCGGTCAATGCCGCGCTGAGCAACCTCGACGAGAACACTGTGGATAACGTGCGGCTGGTGCGCCTGTCGGCGGAAGAGCTGACCCAGGCACTGAATGACGTGCGCCCGTTCCGTCGGCTGGAAGGGATCGACCTCAAGAGCTACGAGTTCGGTACGGTGTTCGTCGACCCGCCACGGGCCGGCATGGACCCGGACACCTGCGAGCTGACCCGGCGTTTCGAGCGGATTCTGTACATCTCGTGCAACCCGGAAACACTGGCGGCGAACATTGCCCAATTGCAGGACACGCACCGTATCGAACGTTGCGCGTTGTTTGACCAGTTCCCCTACACCCACCATATGGAGAGTGGGGTGCTGCTGGTTCGGCGCTAA
- the pcaG gene encoding protocatechuate 3,4-dioxygenase subunit alpha, translating into MPIELLPETPSQTAGPYVHIGLALEAAGNPTRDQEIWNRLAKPDAPGEHILLIGQVYDGNGHLVRDSFLEVWQADANGQYQDAYNLENAFNSFGRTATTFDAGEWTLQTVKPGVVKNAAGVPMAPHINISLFARGINIHLHTRLYFDDEAEANAKCPVLNLIEQPQRRETLIAKRCEVDGKTAYRFDIRIQGEGETVFFDF; encoded by the coding sequence ATGCCTATCGAACTGCTGCCGGAAACCCCTTCGCAGACCGCCGGCCCCTACGTACACATCGGCCTGGCCCTGGAAGCGGCCGGCAACCCGACCCGAGACCAGGAAATCTGGAACCGTCTGGCCAAGCCGGACGCGCCGGGCGAGCACATTTTGTTGATCGGCCAGGTGTATGACGGCAACGGCCACCTGGTGCGTGATTCGTTCCTGGAAGTCTGGCAGGCGGATGCCAACGGCCAGTATCAGGATGCCTACAACCTGGAAAACGCCTTCAACAGCTTCGGCCGCACCGCTACCACGTTCGATGCGGGCGAGTGGACGCTGCAGACGGTCAAGCCAGGTGTGGTGAAAAACGCTGCGGGCGTGCCGATGGCGCCGCACATCAACATCAGCCTGTTTGCCCGAGGCATCAACATTCACCTGCACACGCGGCTGTATTTCGATGACGAGGCAGAGGCCAACGCCAAGTGCCCGGTGCTCAACCTGATCGAGCAGCCGCAGCGCCGTGAGACGCTGATTGCCAAGCGTTGCGAAGTGGATGGGAAGACGGCGTACCGTTTCGATATCCGTATTCAGGGGGAAGGGGAGACGGTCTTCTTCGACTTCTGA